One Bacteroidota bacterium genomic window carries:
- a CDS encoding tyrosine-type recombinase/integrase: MASSKIVLFKGKKLSDGSRFVALRLTFDRKHKFVFIENVLESQWDAANKLVNRTHEHYKRINNTIKAKDSLAADLILQYESGKSDLTPEKIINILKDVKSSETFFDFFSDYVEEQFKKNQHHEATSVDGKGKNIWSFFYDKDFNVQFPNLERENEKSIFRKIVNQDIKFSSITPSFLRNLAIYLEVDGRHSERNIFNHMNVIRTVYNRAIEAKAITRENYPFSGKSGYKMRMPESQKIALEENEVVALEKAKLKERTDTWIHAKNSWILSLCWGGARISDVLKTKWEQINPDSLTYVMGKNNKPVEVPLVERAKRILKYYEKYKDENKGYIFPEMSKANLDDPKDVKIKLKNAIRIYNIWLKELAKEAKIKKSLNNHLARHTFGNLSGDKIPIQTLQLIYRHSDIQTTINYQRHWMNKQKVGEAVKTVMNF; this comes from the coding sequence ATGGCCTCATCCAAAATCGTTTTATTCAAAGGCAAGAAATTATCTGACGGTTCGAGATTTGTTGCTCTGCGCTTAACTTTTGATCGAAAGCATAAATTTGTTTTTATTGAAAATGTTTTAGAAAGTCAGTGGGATGCAGCCAATAAGTTAGTCAACCGCACCCACGAACATTATAAGAGAATTAATAATACCATCAAGGCTAAGGATTCTCTTGCTGCTGATCTAATCCTTCAATATGAATCAGGGAAAAGTGATTTAACACCGGAAAAGATTATAAACATTTTAAAGGATGTAAAAAGCTCAGAAACATTCTTTGACTTTTTCAGCGATTATGTTGAAGAACAATTTAAGAAAAATCAACACCATGAAGCTACTTCCGTAGATGGCAAAGGGAAAAATATTTGGTCATTTTTTTATGACAAAGATTTTAATGTTCAATTTCCAAATTTAGAAAGGGAAAATGAAAAATCAATATTTAGAAAAATAGTAAATCAGGATATTAAATTCAGCTCTATTACTCCCTCTTTTCTTAGAAATCTTGCTATTTATTTAGAAGTAGATGGCAGACACTCAGAAAGGAATATTTTTAATCACATGAATGTAATTAGAACGGTTTATAATAGAGCGATTGAGGCTAAGGCTATCACAAGGGAAAACTATCCCTTTAGCGGAAAAAGTGGTTACAAAATGCGTATGCCCGAAAGTCAAAAAATAGCATTAGAAGAAAATGAAGTTGTGGCATTGGAAAAAGCAAAACTTAAAGAAAGAACCGATACATGGATTCATGCTAAAAATTCCTGGATTTTATCTTTATGCTGGGGCGGAGCAAGGATTAGTGATGTTCTCAAAACAAAATGGGAACAAATTAATCCTGATTCTTTAACTTATGTTATGGGCAAAAATAATAAACCGGTGGAGGTTCCTCTCGTTGAGAGGGCAAAAAGGATATTAAAGTATTATGAAAAATATAAGGATGAAAACAAAGGATATATCTTTCCTGAAATGAGTAAAGCAAATTTAGATGATCCAAAGGATGTTAAAATAAAACTGAAAAATGCAATCAGAATTTACAATATATGGTTGAAGGAACTTGCTAAGGAAGCCAAGATTAAAAAAAGTTTAAATAATCATCTTGCCCGGCATACTTTCGGAAATCTCTCAGGAGATAAAATACCAATTCAAACATTGCAGTTGATTTACAGGCATTCGGACATTCAAACTACTATTAATTATCAAAGGCATTGGATGAACAAACAAAAAGTGGGAGAAGCCGTAAAAACGGTTATGAATTTTTAA
- a CDS encoding GIY-YIG nuclease family protein codes for MFTVYILYSDLHHKIYIGYTSNMQERLLSHNQLATKGYTIKFRPWRIIHTETFDTKAIAMKREKELKSAQGRKFVWSLINKE; via the coding sequence TTGTTTACTGTTTACATATTATATTCGGATTTACATCATAAAATCTATATTGGGTACACTTCCAATATGCAAGAGCGATTGCTTTCACACAACCAATTAGCGACAAAAGGATATACCATAAAATTTAGGCCGTGGAGAATCATTCACACCGAAACATTTGATACAAAAGCTATTGCCATGAAAAGGGAAAAGGAGTTAAAATCTGCTCAAGGAAGAAAATTTGTTTGGAGCCTAATTAACAAAGAATAA
- a CDS encoding GIY-YIG nuclease family protein encodes MFTVYILYSDLHHKIYIGYTSNIEQRLLSIAHCFKIAISTSFNI; translated from the coding sequence TTGTTTACTGTTTACATATTATATTCGGATTTACATCATAAAATCTATATTGGGTACACTTCCAATATTGAACAGCGATTGCTATCTATTGCACATTGTTTTAAAATTGCAATAAGCACAAGTTTCAATATTTGA
- a CDS encoding PD-(D/E)XK nuclease family protein produces MKETFLSKVAQKVVEADASLEKACFIFPNKRSALKFKQELVQQIANVIWSPTFYSSEDFVYETTALKPIDTLDHLVVLFKEIKKKYPKEEFKKFIHWGQNLLNDFNEIDSFLVDTKKLFTDIKYIKELEQWNKQSTSLSQIQLNFDQLWANLNSVYNATNKELLESKQAYPGLAYRYLVKNADKLLSPQEFSMYYFVGFNAFNKCEEEIITYLLKKNKCTLFFDADEYYLNNTLHEGGKFIRTLIKQYRKHESAVVLIKEQQLKTQKKKIHVIGAPGNSIQAELINDIVSSKINKDAPTAIILPDEMQSLLLTQTLTENYYITIGYPIGNSSISEFVMQWVELHQNKLFSDEKEKLFYHKSFLQILSHPLLEELMGPETCSILKNKIISTNLTQVNLSFVLDVVPKEAELVRHLFNPINKSSDVEHFFLFLFEQIEHKIIPTKSVDEKVIFIHYKELLFELIHTISNKINPTDFSLDLFKLVLNLKIANAKIPYKSDQTSNLQVMGMLETRCLDFETVIITSVNEGVVPAGKSFNSFIPFDIRCEYGLPTHQDKDAIFSYHFYRLLQRAKTVYLTYSLVKDVFGSKEKSRYIYQLQNELCDINPAIELTEYTVGFTNANMQAAKIEIEKTEDVKSKVAQLLTTGISASALINFLECELKFYLTNVLRIKENTEVSESIEQNVFGTALHSLLEFFYKDLIGRKLAPEDYKIDVKLYEQELKNILLKNNISQFQEGANLLIYRVIFQYFTKFLQSESKLTESNSITVLHQEKEFKREFKFDNESFILKGKIDRIDLYNNQLRIIDYKTGVVEKKEVTINSIAEVLTKDNTAKTFQLLFYGWITNQEFRSNKQLLLMSLRNINSTGFPLTIKKNNDITDSDIADFEQELATLLRRIANPDKPFTQTSNIETCAYCNFKTMCNR; encoded by the coding sequence ATGAAAGAAACTTTTTTAAGTAAAGTTGCACAAAAAGTAGTGGAGGCTGATGCTTCTCTCGAGAAAGCTTGCTTTATCTTTCCAAATAAACGCTCTGCATTAAAATTTAAACAGGAGTTAGTACAACAGATTGCCAACGTAATTTGGAGTCCAACATTCTATTCTTCAGAAGATTTTGTATATGAAACAACTGCGCTAAAACCAATTGATACGCTTGATCATTTGGTAGTTTTATTCAAAGAGATTAAAAAAAAATACCCCAAAGAAGAGTTCAAGAAATTTATTCATTGGGGGCAAAATTTGCTAAATGATTTTAATGAAATAGACAGTTTTTTAGTTGACACAAAAAAACTATTTACAGATATAAAATATATAAAAGAGCTAGAGCAGTGGAACAAACAGTCAACTTCCTTATCTCAAATTCAGTTAAATTTCGATCAACTTTGGGCTAATTTAAATAGTGTTTACAATGCTACCAACAAAGAGCTACTTGAAAGTAAACAAGCCTATCCCGGACTTGCTTACAGATATTTGGTTAAGAATGCAGATAAACTCCTTTCACCGCAAGAGTTTTCCATGTATTACTTTGTTGGCTTTAATGCGTTTAATAAATGTGAAGAGGAAATAATTACATATCTACTCAAAAAAAATAAGTGTACGCTTTTTTTTGATGCGGATGAATATTACTTGAATAATACTTTACACGAAGGTGGGAAGTTTATTCGCACATTAATTAAACAGTATAGAAAGCATGAGTCGGCTGTAGTGTTAATAAAAGAGCAGCAACTAAAGACTCAAAAGAAAAAAATACATGTAATTGGAGCACCCGGAAATTCAATACAAGCAGAGCTTATTAACGATATAGTTTCCTCAAAAATAAATAAGGATGCTCCAACCGCAATCATTTTGCCCGATGAAATGCAGTCGTTGCTTCTTACACAAACCTTAACCGAAAACTACTACATAACAATTGGCTATCCAATTGGTAATTCAAGCATTTCGGAGTTTGTTATGCAGTGGGTTGAGTTACATCAAAACAAACTATTTTCAGACGAAAAGGAAAAATTATTTTACCATAAATCGTTTCTTCAAATTCTTTCACACCCTTTATTAGAAGAGTTGATGGGACCTGAAACGTGCAGTATTCTAAAAAACAAAATCATTTCAACCAACTTGACACAAGTTAATCTTTCTTTTGTGTTGGATGTTGTTCCCAAAGAGGCAGAGCTGGTAAGGCATTTATTTAATCCGATAAATAAGAGTAGTGATGTCGAACATTTTTTCTTGTTTTTATTTGAACAAATAGAACACAAGATTATACCAACAAAAAGTGTTGACGAGAAAGTAATTTTTATTCATTACAAAGAGTTGTTGTTTGAGTTAATTCACACCATTTCCAACAAAATTAATCCCACAGATTTCTCACTAGACTTGTTTAAGCTAGTGCTAAATCTGAAAATTGCAAATGCAAAAATACCTTACAAGTCAGACCAAACGTCTAATCTGCAAGTTATGGGGATGTTGGAGACACGCTGTCTTGATTTTGAAACAGTAATTATTACATCGGTAAACGAAGGCGTGGTGCCTGCCGGAAAATCATTCAATTCGTTTATTCCGTTTGATATAAGATGTGAGTATGGTTTACCTACACATCAAGATAAAGATGCAATTTTCTCTTATCATTTTTATAGATTATTGCAACGCGCTAAAACCGTTTACCTAACCTATAGTTTAGTAAAGGATGTTTTTGGAAGTAAAGAAAAAAGTAGATACATATACCAATTGCAGAATGAGCTGTGTGATATAAATCCCGCCATTGAATTAACAGAATACACGGTTGGATTTACAAACGCTAACATGCAAGCTGCTAAAATAGAAATTGAAAAGACGGAGGATGTTAAGTCAAAGGTAGCTCAACTGCTTACTACCGGAATTTCGGCAAGTGCTCTAATAAATTTTTTGGAATGCGAATTAAAGTTTTATTTAACTAATGTTTTACGGATAAAGGAAAATACAGAAGTGTCGGAGTCTATTGAGCAGAATGTTTTTGGTACTGCGCTGCATAGCTTGTTGGAGTTTTTCTATAAAGATTTAATTGGTCGAAAATTAGCTCCTGAGGATTATAAGATAGATGTTAAGCTATATGAGCAAGAACTAAAGAATATCTTACTAAAGAATAATATTTCTCAATTTCAGGAAGGTGCGAACCTGCTTATTTATCGAGTTATATTTCAGTATTTCACTAAATTTTTACAGAGCGAAAGTAAATTGACGGAGAGTAATTCTATTACTGTGTTGCATCAGGAGAAAGAATTTAAACGGGAGTTTAAGTTTGATAACGAGTCGTTTATTCTGAAGGGTAAAATCGATAGGATAGATTTGTATAATAATCAGCTTAGAATTATTGATTACAAAACTGGTGTTGTAGAAAAAAAAGAAGTTACTATCAACTCGATAGCTGAAGTCTTAACAAAAGACAATACTGCCAAGACATTTCAGTTGCTTTTTTATGGTTGGATTACCAATCAGGAGTTTAGAAGCAATAAACAATTATTGCTGATGTCGTTGCGCAATATTAATTCTACCGGGTTTCCTCTTACCATAAAAAAGAATAACGATATTACAGATTCCGACATAGCTGATTTTGAGCAAGAGCTTGCAACACTTTTGAGAAGAATTGCTAATCCTGACAAGCCTTTTACGCAGACTTCAAATATTGAAACTTGTGCTTATTGCAATTTTAAAACAATGTGCAATAGATAG
- the dapB gene encoding 4-hydroxy-tetrahydrodipicolinate reductase, whose product MKIALLGYGKMGKTIEQLAIARKHEIVLKIDESNSETLSNEALKTVDVAIEFSTPQSVLKNIYKCFEASIPIVVGTTGWYADFENVVNKCNAKQQSLFHATNFSIGVNIFFKVNEYLAQLMNKYDAYDVSIEEIHHIHKLDSPSGTGITTAEQILKNIHRKDKWVEGETTSNPNELLINSVREGETPGTHIVKYTSAIDAIELKHIAHNRTGFALGAVLAAEWIRGKKGVFTMSDLMNNSI is encoded by the coding sequence ATGAAAATTGCATTATTGGGTTATGGAAAAATGGGTAAAACCATCGAGCAACTTGCAATTGCCAGGAAACATGAAATAGTGCTCAAAATTGATGAAAGCAATTCGGAAACATTATCTAACGAAGCCTTAAAGACTGTTGATGTTGCCATTGAATTCTCAACTCCACAAAGTGTACTTAAAAACATTTACAAATGTTTTGAGGCATCGATACCAATAGTGGTTGGAACAACAGGGTGGTATGCTGATTTTGAGAATGTGGTAAACAAATGCAATGCAAAACAACAATCACTTTTTCATGCAACTAATTTTAGTATTGGAGTAAATATTTTTTTTAAAGTAAATGAATACTTGGCTCAATTAATGAACAAGTATGATGCTTATGATGTTTCTATAGAAGAGATTCATCACATCCATAAGCTAGATTCTCCTAGTGGTACAGGCATTACAACCGCAGAACAAATTTTAAAAAACATACACCGAAAAGACAAGTGGGTGGAAGGTGAAACAACTTCTAACCCCAATGAATTGCTTATAAATTCAGTACGAGAGGGCGAAACTCCCGGAACTCATATTGTAAAATATACTTCGGCTATCGATGCTATTGAATTGAAGCATATTGCGCACAACAGAACAGGTTTTGCGTTAGGCGCAGTATTGGCTGCCGAATGGATTCGAGGAAAAAAAGGAGTTTTTACCATGAGTGATTTAATGAACAATTCTATTTAG
- a CDS encoding ParB/RepB/Spo0J family partition protein — MSTTNKKQALGKGLSALLENVNTDITSKYDVDNTPANKGVSELSISQIEANPFQPRTDFEKEALLQLVESIKQHGIIQPVTVRKMGYDKYQLISGERRFKASQIAGQTTIPAYVRIANDQSMLEMALVENIQRHDLNPVEIAISFKRLLEECQLTQEALSEKVSKDRSTVANYLRLLKLPVEIQAALRDKRITMGHAKALVNIENKETQLQIFNRILIEELSVREVEDISRWQNKKPESVKKSSKKLFLPLSQTEQEIKSNLEGLFKTSVDFKRQVSGKGKIVINFTSNDELNRVLDLLDLSA; from the coding sequence ATGAGTACGACCAATAAAAAACAGGCTTTAGGAAAAGGATTAAGTGCATTGTTAGAAAATGTAAATACAGACATTACTTCTAAATATGATGTGGATAATACTCCTGCAAATAAAGGCGTTTCGGAGCTTTCGATAAGTCAGATAGAGGCTAATCCATTTCAACCTAGAACAGATTTTGAAAAAGAAGCGCTATTGCAATTAGTTGAATCAATAAAGCAACACGGCATTATTCAGCCCGTTACCGTTCGTAAAATGGGGTACGATAAGTACCAGCTTATTTCGGGGGAAAGGCGTTTTAAAGCATCTCAAATTGCGGGTCAAACAACCATTCCGGCATATGTGAGAATAGCTAACGATCAATCTATGCTTGAAATGGCGTTGGTTGAAAATATTCAACGTCACGATTTAAACCCGGTTGAAATTGCAATTAGCTTTAAGCGCTTACTTGAAGAGTGTCAGCTAACACAAGAAGCCTTAAGTGAAAAAGTTTCTAAGGACAGATCAACGGTAGCTAATTACCTGCGTTTACTTAAGCTGCCGGTTGAAATTCAAGCTGCATTGCGAGATAAGCGAATTACCATGGGCCACGCTAAAGCCCTTGTAAATATTGAAAATAAGGAAACTCAATTGCAAATTTTCAATCGAATTTTAATTGAAGAATTGAGTGTTAGAGAGGTAGAGGACATTAGCCGTTGGCAAAATAAAAAGCCCGAATCAGTAAAAAAATCGAGCAAAAAATTGTTTTTGCCTTTATCTCAAACCGAACAAGAGATTAAATCAAACTTGGAAGGTTTATTCAAAACATCTGTTGATTTTAAGCGCCAAGTAAGTGGTAAAGGAAAGATTGTAATAAACTTTACCAGCAACGATGAGCTTAATAGGGTTCTTGATTTGTTAGATTTATCAGCTTAG
- a CDS encoding ParA family protein codes for MGKIITIANQKGGVGKTTTAINLAASLAVLEYKTLLVDADPQANSTSGVGFDPRNIKTSIYECIIDGVEPKDVVLNTNTPNLNILPAHIDLVGAEIELINMPNREKMMRAALAKVKEEYDFIIIDCSPSLGLVTVNALTCADSVLIPVQCEYFALEGLGKLLNTIKIVQTRLNPELEIEGILLTMYDVRLRLSNQVVEEVKTHFQQMVFDTIIQRNTKLGEAPSFGETIIMHDANSKGAISYLNLAREILQKNAMTRMTEAEKIINVSSEN; via the coding sequence ATGGGAAAAATAATAACCATAGCAAATCAAAAAGGTGGTGTTGGAAAAACAACTACGGCCATCAATCTAGCAGCTAGCCTAGCTGTTTTGGAATACAAGACGCTGTTGGTTGATGCTGACCCTCAAGCAAACTCGACATCAGGTGTTGGTTTTGACCCAAGAAATATTAAAACAAGTATTTACGAATGCATTATAGATGGCGTAGAACCTAAGGATGTTGTGTTAAATACAAATACGCCCAATTTAAATATTTTGCCGGCACATATTGATTTGGTTGGTGCAGAGATTGAACTGATTAATATGCCAAACAGAGAAAAGATGATGCGTGCAGCTTTAGCGAAGGTTAAAGAAGAGTACGATTTTATCATTATTGACTGTTCTCCTTCATTAGGGCTAGTAACAGTAAATGCTCTTACATGTGCCGATTCGGTTCTTATTCCGGTACAATGCGAGTATTTTGCATTAGAAGGATTGGGCAAATTGCTAAATACCATCAAAATTGTTCAAACAAGATTAAACCCTGAACTAGAAATTGAAGGGATATTATTAACGATGTATGACGTGCGTTTACGTTTGTCTAACCAAGTGGTAGAAGAAGTAAAAACCCATTTCCAGCAAATGGTGTTTGATACTATTATTCAACGAAATACCAAATTAGGCGAGGCTCCAAGCTTTGGCGAAACCATTATCATGCACGATGCTAATAGCAAAGGGGCTATCAGTTACTTAAATTTAGCACGTGAAATACTGCAAAAAAATGCAATGACAAGAATGACCGAAGCAGAAAAAATTATCAACGTAAGTTCTGAAAATTAG
- a CDS encoding metal-dependent hydrolase produces MKITYFGHSCFTVEIDGSILLFDPFITHNELAKHVDVKSIKADYILISHGHEDHIADAVMLANQTGATVISNWEIIAWLNKKGVSKTHPMNTGGKWMFDFGKVKCVSAEHSSSLPDGSYGGNPMGFIIESKQGNFYYAGDTALSYDMKLIGEYRKLNFAFLPIGDNFTMGIDNAIIATEYINCNNVIGMHYDTFGYIKIDKAEAIAKFARSGKSLTLLDIGQTTTI; encoded by the coding sequence ATGAAAATAACATATTTTGGACATTCGTGCTTTACAGTTGAAATTGATGGTTCAATTTTGTTGTTTGATCCTTTCATAACACATAACGAGCTAGCTAAACATGTAGACGTAAAATCTATTAAGGCAGATTATATTTTAATTTCGCATGGTCACGAAGACCATATTGCAGATGCGGTAATGCTTGCAAATCAAACAGGCGCAACTGTAATTTCTAATTGGGAGATAATCGCATGGCTAAATAAAAAAGGTGTTTCCAAAACACACCCTATGAATACCGGAGGAAAGTGGATGTTTGATTTTGGGAAAGTAAAATGTGTATCGGCAGAACACTCTAGTAGCTTGCCGGATGGGTCTTATGGAGGAAATCCAATGGGTTTTATCATTGAATCTAAACAAGGGAATTTTTACTATGCCGGAGATACTGCTCTATCCTACGACATGAAGCTTATTGGAGAGTACCGAAAATTGAATTTTGCATTTCTTCCTATTGGCGACAACTTTACAATGGGTATAGATAACGCAATTATAGCTACCGAGTATATAAATTGCAATAATGTAATTGGAATGCATTACGATACATTTGGATACATTAAAATTGACAAAGCAGAGGCTATAGCTAAATTTGCTAGATCCGGCAAAAGCCTAACGTTACTTGACATTGGGCAAACGACTACTATTTAA
- a CDS encoding NAD(P)H-dependent oxidoreductase, translated as MITIFSGTNRPDSNTAKVARHYANVLRSKNKVVKLFELTNLPTSIAFTEMFGKRSPDFEAIISEYVQPSSKFIFVFPEYNGSFPGILKTFIDAIHPDFYKNKKAALVGVASGRGGNIRGIEHFTGVLHYLKMDVYYDKLPLSKIRDVIDVNGVIVDEISLNTINNQIEGFLNY; from the coding sequence ATGATAACAATTTTCTCCGGAACAAACAGACCCGATAGCAACACAGCAAAGGTCGCTAGGCATTATGCCAATGTTTTAAGAAGCAAAAATAAAGTTGTAAAACTTTTTGAACTAACGAATTTACCAACTTCTATTGCGTTTACCGAAATGTTTGGTAAACGATCGCCCGACTTTGAAGCAATTATTTCCGAATATGTGCAACCTTCCTCTAAATTTATTTTCGTTTTCCCAGAATACAACGGTAGCTTTCCCGGTATTTTAAAAACATTTATCGATGCTATTCACCCCGACTTTTACAAAAACAAAAAAGCAGCGCTCGTAGGCGTTGCATCCGGAAGGGGTGGAAATATAAGAGGAATTGAGCATTTTACAGGTGTGCTACACTACCTAAAAATGGATGTATATTACGACAAACTTCCCCTGTCAAAGATTAGAGATGTAATAGATGTGAATGGAGTTATTGTGGACGAGATTTCACTCAACACAATAAACAACCAAATTGAAGGTTTTTTGAATTACTAA
- a CDS encoding Glu/Leu/Phe/Val dehydrogenase yields METKEIAKKNNPYEDVLKQFNSAADAMKLHPSVRAILGKTANEIVVNFPVKMDDGRIEMFKGYRVQHNNILGPYKGGLRYHSTVDIDAARALATWMTWKTAIAGIPYGGAKGGVQLDPTKVSHGELERITRAFTVALGDNIGPEYDIPAPDVNTNPQIMAWIVDQYMMTRHPRERQNSYHVVTGKPTHVGGLAGRDRATGLGVVTSIEEWAKDNNLNLKGSTYMVQGFGNVGSWAAHFMKAHGAKLLAAEDASGVIYNEKGIDADELTAYVLKNGGKVAGFPNTTLITHTEFLSLKADIFIPAALGNQITGETAPLLNVKLVAEGANGPTNPEGDAVLKARGIATIPDILCNSGGVVGSYFEWVQNKQGEIWEIERVIHAVRAKMVGAYAKVKDASKRYNTGWREAAYIVALERLQTAYQERALF; encoded by the coding sequence ATGGAAACTAAAGAGATTGCTAAAAAAAATAACCCTTACGAAGATGTATTGAAACAGTTTAATAGCGCGGCTGATGCGATGAAACTTCATCCATCAGTAAGAGCTATTTTAGGAAAAACGGCAAATGAAATTGTTGTTAATTTCCCTGTTAAAATGGACGATGGGCGTATTGAAATGTTTAAGGGATATCGAGTGCAACACAACAATATTTTAGGTCCTTATAAAGGTGGATTGCGTTATCATTCAACTGTAGATATTGATGCTGCAAGAGCATTGGCTACATGGATGACATGGAAAACGGCAATTGCAGGAATTCCTTATGGTGGAGCAAAAGGCGGGGTACAATTAGACCCCACTAAAGTTTCTCATGGCGAATTAGAGCGTATTACAAGAGCTTTTACAGTTGCACTAGGCGATAATATTGGTCCGGAGTACGATATTCCTGCACCGGATGTAAATACAAATCCGCAAATTATGGCATGGATTGTTGATCAATATATGATGACTCGTCATCCAAGAGAAAGACAAAACAGCTACCATGTAGTTACCGGAAAGCCAACACACGTAGGAGGATTGGCTGGTAGAGATAGAGCTACCGGACTAGGTGTTGTTACAAGTATTGAAGAATGGGCAAAAGACAATAACTTGAATTTAAAAGGCTCTACGTATATGGTTCAAGGATTTGGTAATGTGGGTTCATGGGCTGCCCATTTTATGAAAGCACATGGGGCTAAATTACTAGCTGCAGAAGATGCAAGTGGGGTTATTTACAACGAAAAAGGTATTGATGCTGATGAATTAACTGCATATGTATTGAAAAACGGAGGTAAAGTTGCAGGATTCCCTAATACAACACTTATTACACATACCGAATTTTTGAGCTTAAAAGCAGATATTTTTATTCCCGCAGCTTTAGGTAATCAAATTACCGGAGAAACTGCTCCATTGTTGAATGTAAAACTAGTTGCAGAAGGCGCAAATGGCCCTACAAATCCAGAAGGAGATGCAGTTTTAAAAGCTAGAGGTATCGCAACAATTCCGGATATTTTATGTAATTCAGGCGGTGTAGTTGGCAGCTATTTTGAGTGGGTTCAAAACAAACAAGGTGAAATTTGGGAGATTGAACGCGTAATACATGCTGTAAGAGCCAAAATGGTTGGTGCTTATGCTAAAGTAAAAGATGCTTCAAAACGCTACAATACAGGTTGGAGAGAAGCTGCTTATATAGTTGCTTTGGAAAGGCTTCAAACAGCGTATCAAGAAAGAGCGTTATTTTAA
- a CDS encoding 30S ribosomal protein S20 — translation MANHKSAIKRIRANDAKRLRNRYYAKTTRTAIKAVKTSKTAKEAEALLPKVASMLDKLAKKNVIHKNKAANLKSKLTKSVNAKKKTKTK, via the coding sequence ATGGCAAATCACAAGTCAGCAATTAAGAGAATTAGAGCAAATGACGCTAAACGTTTAAGAAACCGTTATTACGCTAAAACTACAAGAACTGCAATTAAAGCAGTAAAAACATCAAAAACAGCGAAAGAAGCGGAAGCTTTATTGCCTAAAGTTGCTTCTATGTTGGATAAATTGGCTAAGAAAAACGTTATTCATAAGAATAAAGCAGCTAATTTAAAATCAAAGCTTACTAAATCAGTAAATGCTAAGAAAAAGACAAAGACAAAGTAA
- the rlmF gene encoding 23S rRNA (adenine(1618)-N(6))-methyltransferase RlmF has translation MENNKIIPPEKTNLHPRNKHRLGYNFSELVKSYPNLATFVKHNIYGNESIEFSNSEAVLALNKSLLVHFYNTEFWDIPTNYLCPPIPSRADYIHYIADLLATSNNNSMPIGVQISVLDIGVGANCIYPIIGRKEYGWKFIASDIDQQALDYAGNIVRKNSLLNGFVELRLQTTALQVFKGVVRPSDKFDVSICNPPFHASLAEAKAMNELKWKKLGLKNGLKSNFNFGGKANELCYKGGEAAFLHTMIDESVLFKDSCFWFTTLVSKKENLESVYYLLKKHNAVEVKTIPMSQGQKNSRIVAWTFLNTSQQNEWRTNRWKS, from the coding sequence ATGGAGAATAACAAAATAATTCCTCCCGAAAAAACAAATTTACATCCAAGAAACAAGCACCGTTTGGGGTATAATTTTTCGGAATTGGTTAAATCATATCCAAATCTGGCGACATTCGTTAAACACAATATATACGGCAATGAATCCATTGAATTTAGTAATTCCGAAGCGGTATTGGCATTAAACAAATCATTATTAGTTCACTTTTACAATACTGAATTTTGGGATATTCCTACGAATTATTTATGTCCCCCTATACCAAGCAGGGCGGATTATATTCACTATATAGCTGATTTGCTTGCTACATCTAATAACAATTCAATGCCAATCGGAGTGCAAATTTCCGTCTTAGATATTGGTGTTGGAGCTAATTGTATTTATCCAATTATTGGCAGAAAGGAATATGGATGGAAATTTATTGCTTCTGATATCGACCAACAAGCACTTGACTATGCTGGAAATATTGTTCGAAAAAATAGTTTATTAAACGGATTTGTAGAATTAAGGCTTCAAACAACAGCATTGCAAGTATTCAAAGGAGTTGTAAGGCCGTCTGACAAGTTTGATGTATCTATCTGCAATCCTCCTTTTCATGCATCCTTGGCAGAAGCGAAAGCAATGAACGAGTTGAAATGGAAAAAACTAGGCTTAAAAAATGGCTTAAAAAGCAACTTTAATTTTGGTGGGAAAGCCAACGAGCTTTGTTACAAAGGAGGAGAAGCTGCATTCTTGCATACTATGATAGATGAAAGTGTTCTGTTTAAAGATTCGTGCTTTTGGTTTACGACACTAGTTTCAAAAAAAGAAAATTTAGAAAGCGTATATTATCTGCTGAAAAAACACAATGCAGTTGAAGTAAAAACAATACCCATGTCTCAAGGGCAAAAAAATAGCCGTATAGTGGCCTGGACATTCTTAAATACATCACAACAAAATGAATGGCGAACCAATCGGTGGAAAAGCTAA